One genomic segment of Acidobacteriota bacterium includes these proteins:
- a CDS encoding sigma-54 dependent transcriptional regulator, producing the protein MSANEKPSARILVADDQSDVLEAVRLLLKREAFQVETARSPRQVLGLLRTREFDVLLIDLNYTRDTTSGQEGLNLLTEIRELDGTLPVVVMTAWGSIELAVEAMRRGARDFIQKPWENQRLKAILRTQTELGRALRQSRRLEAENQVLRGQKFPRLIANSEAMKPVLEMIERVGPSDTNILITGNNGTGKGVVAHHLHAVSRRAAKPLVTVNTGGLPEGVFESEVFGHVKGAYTDAKANRIGRFEMADGGTLFLDEISNISLNEQAKLLRVLESGEFEPVGSSKTRIVDVRVFSATNADLKKAVGEGRFRQDLYFRLNTIEIPLPPLNQRQQDIPLLAEYFLQRHVRHYGKRLVGFNDAALQAMRDYPWPGNVRELDHAVERAVLMAKGTTVHVADLGLGFPRDGANPPEDLSLEEVERLLIQKALVRCEGNVRRAAEVLGLSRSALYRRLQRHGL; encoded by the coding sequence GTGAGTGCAAACGAGAAGCCATCAGCGAGAATCCTGGTCGCTGACGATCAATCCGACGTGTTGGAAGCTGTTCGATTATTGCTCAAGCGAGAAGCTTTCCAGGTAGAGACCGCCCGTAGCCCACGGCAAGTCCTCGGTCTTCTGAGGACCCGAGAGTTTGATGTCCTGCTTATCGACCTGAACTACACGCGGGACACTACATCCGGTCAGGAAGGGCTGAACTTGCTCACCGAAATTCGCGAGCTTGACGGCACGCTGCCCGTGGTGGTGATGACGGCTTGGGGAAGTATAGAGCTCGCGGTAGAGGCCATGAGACGGGGCGCTCGTGATTTCATTCAGAAACCCTGGGAAAATCAGCGTCTGAAAGCGATTTTGCGGACCCAAACCGAGCTCGGTCGTGCGCTCCGTCAGAGCCGCCGTCTCGAGGCCGAGAACCAGGTATTACGGGGTCAGAAGTTTCCCAGGCTGATCGCGAACTCCGAAGCCATGAAGCCCGTCCTGGAGATGATTGAACGTGTGGGGCCATCGGATACGAATATCCTGATCACCGGAAACAACGGTACGGGGAAAGGGGTGGTGGCTCACCATTTGCACGCGGTTTCGCGAAGAGCTGCGAAGCCGCTGGTGACCGTCAATACAGGCGGGCTTCCGGAAGGCGTGTTCGAAAGCGAGGTGTTCGGCCACGTCAAGGGCGCTTACACCGATGCGAAAGCCAATCGTATTGGACGCTTTGAGATGGCCGATGGGGGTACGCTCTTTCTTGACGAGATTTCCAATATTTCCCTCAATGAGCAAGCCAAACTCTTGCGGGTGCTGGAGAGTGGAGAGTTCGAACCCGTAGGTTCTTCCAAGACTCGCATCGTCGATGTCAGAGTCTTCTCTGCCACCAACGCTGATCTCAAGAAAGCCGTTGGCGAAGGCCGGTTCAGGCAGGATCTGTATTTCCGGCTGAATACCATCGAGATCCCCCTACCGCCCTTGAACCAGCGACAGCAAGACATACCGTTGCTGGCAGAGTACTTTCTCCAGCGGCATGTGCGGCACTACGGCAAAAGGTTGGTCGGATTCAATGACGCCGCCTTGCAAGCCATGCGGGACTATCCCTGGCCGGGAAACGTTCGCGAGCTCGACCATGCCGTAGAAAGAGCAGTCCTCATGGCAAAGGGTACCACGGTGCACGTTGCTGACCTCGGCCTCGGTTTTCCGCGCGACGGAGCCAATCCTCCGGAAGACCTCAGCCTGGAAGAAGTCGAGCGACTGTTAATCCAAAAGGCACTGGTTCGGTGTGAAGGCAATGTCCGCAGAGCGGCAGAGGTCTTGGGTTTGAGCAGGAGCGCACTCTACAGGAGGCTGCAACGACACGGTCTGTAA
- a CDS encoding ATP-binding protein codes for MTERTPITKRRLTHEGRITLLAVGAGVPATAVALVLLWTGEFSFRTQWTLTLFLGLLWWGFSFAVRGWVVSRLRTLSNLLAALRQGDYSFRARDARRNDPLGEVMLEVNTLGETLREQRLETLEATNLLHRVMAEIEVAIFAFDDGHRLRLVNRAGERLLGQASERILGSRAEKLGLADCLRGESVAILNKTFAGQSGRWGVRRSTFRSQGLPHQLLVLSDLSRTLREEERFAWQRLVRVLGHELNNSLAPIQSITGSLGHLMLRKPRPTDWEEDLHRGLEVIRSRCDSLNRFMRAYTRLARLPQPKIGSVELGGLIHRVKGLETRLPIILSEGPNFTIQADGDQLEQLLINLVKNAVDAALETQGDVRMGWIKKRDRFEVWVEDEGPGISDTANLFVPFYTTKPNGLGIGLVLSRQIAEAHGGRLSLENRKTGQGCEARLYLPLDHQHRAFGS; via the coding sequence ATGACGGAGCGAACACCCATCACAAAACGAAGACTCACTCATGAAGGGCGGATCACACTTCTGGCGGTTGGTGCGGGAGTGCCTGCGACGGCTGTGGCCCTGGTCCTGCTTTGGACCGGAGAATTCAGTTTCAGGACGCAGTGGACGTTGACGCTGTTTCTTGGCCTGCTCTGGTGGGGGTTTTCTTTTGCTGTGCGCGGGTGGGTGGTTTCCCGGCTCCGGACTCTGTCCAATCTTCTTGCTGCACTGCGGCAAGGAGACTACTCATTTCGGGCAAGAGATGCACGGAGAAATGACCCCTTGGGTGAGGTGATGTTGGAAGTCAACACGCTTGGCGAGACACTCCGAGAGCAGCGCCTGGAAACACTGGAAGCCACCAATCTTCTCCATCGTGTGATGGCGGAAATCGAGGTGGCTATCTTTGCCTTCGATGACGGACACCGGTTGCGGCTTGTGAATAGAGCTGGAGAACGGTTGCTCGGGCAAGCTTCAGAGAGGATTCTGGGCAGTCGAGCCGAGAAACTTGGCTTGGCCGATTGTCTGCGAGGTGAGTCTGTGGCGATCCTGAATAAGACCTTTGCCGGACAGTCGGGCAGATGGGGTGTACGGCGCAGTACCTTTCGATCCCAGGGGTTGCCCCATCAGCTTCTGGTTCTGTCAGATTTAAGTCGTACCCTGAGAGAGGAGGAACGATTCGCCTGGCAGCGTCTGGTAAGGGTATTAGGCCATGAGCTCAACAATTCCCTGGCACCCATCCAGTCCATTACCGGGAGCCTCGGGCACTTGATGCTCAGGAAGCCTCGGCCAACAGACTGGGAGGAAGATCTTCATCGGGGTTTGGAAGTCATTCGGTCTCGCTGTGATTCGCTCAACCGTTTCATGCGGGCCTATACGAGGCTGGCGCGGCTGCCACAGCCAAAGATTGGCTCGGTGGAACTGGGGGGCTTGATCCATCGCGTCAAGGGTCTGGAAACGCGTCTTCCGATCATCCTCTCGGAGGGTCCGAATTTCACGATCCAGGCCGACGGGGATCAGTTGGAACAACTACTGATCAACCTGGTGAAAAATGCCGTCGATGCCGCCCTGGAAACACAAGGGGACGTAAGAATGGGATGGATCAAGAAGAGGGATCGGTTCGAGGTCTGGGTGGAAGACGAAGGTCCAGGGATTTCGGACACAGCCAACCTGTTTGTGCCCTTCTATACAACGAAACCCAATGGACTAGGGATCGGATTGGTCCTGAGTCGCCAGATCGCCGAGGCTCACGGCGGACGGCTCTCGCTGGAAAATCGAAAAACCGGTCAGGGTTGCGAAGCGCGCCTCTATCTCCCGCTGGATCACCAACACCGAGCGTTTGGAAGCTGA
- a CDS encoding HlyD family efflux transporter periplasmic adaptor subunit, giving the protein MNSLSSSSLVGKGSGLDIPRNDAAFKRRLRRILYPVVIIVSLVVIRVGVSRLEPAAPTVARGTVWTDTVKRGSMLRRVRGLGFLMPEEIRWIPAVTDGRVERILVLPGAAVKKDAVLVELSNPKLNLAALEAEFRLKAAEAEYKDLKVTLESERLDQLAATVRLNAEYRQARLKADRDEMLAEEGLAPDLTVQLSRVTADELANRVVLEEKRLEISDESVEARLAAQLVKVEELRAVHRLKLRQLASLKVRADMEGVLQELPIEVGQQVTPGTNLARVSDPSRLKAEIKISETRAKDIQFGMPASIDTRNGVIRGSVARIDPAAQNGTVAVDVKLKGPLPRGARPDLSVEGIIELERLENVLYLDRPAIGHEKSLVTLFKLVRETGEAIRIPVKLGRSSVDKIEIQEGLDIEDEVILSDMSAWDGYDRIRLD; this is encoded by the coding sequence ATGAACAGTCTCTCTTCGAGTTCCCTAGTTGGCAAGGGCAGCGGCCTGGATATTCCACGCAATGACGCTGCCTTCAAACGTCGTCTGCGACGCATCCTATACCCTGTAGTCATTATCGTTTCTTTAGTTGTGATCCGCGTTGGCGTGTCACGTCTGGAGCCTGCTGCACCCACAGTTGCCCGAGGGACGGTATGGACGGATACCGTCAAGCGTGGTTCGATGCTGAGGCGAGTCCGTGGTCTCGGTTTCTTGATGCCCGAAGAAATTCGCTGGATCCCGGCGGTGACTGACGGCCGAGTAGAACGGATTCTTGTGCTGCCCGGGGCTGCGGTCAAAAAAGACGCCGTCTTGGTGGAGTTGAGCAATCCCAAGCTGAATCTGGCTGCCTTGGAGGCAGAGTTCCGATTGAAGGCCGCTGAAGCCGAATATAAGGATCTCAAGGTAACGCTCGAGAGCGAACGCCTGGATCAACTAGCCGCGACCGTGCGGCTGAATGCTGAATATCGACAGGCCCGACTAAAGGCGGACCGGGATGAGATGCTCGCCGAAGAGGGTCTGGCGCCTGACCTGACAGTTCAGCTCTCCAGGGTCACAGCGGATGAATTGGCCAATCGAGTTGTCCTTGAGGAGAAGAGGCTGGAAATCAGCGATGAATCCGTAGAGGCGCGACTGGCGGCTCAGCTTGTAAAGGTAGAGGAGCTTCGAGCGGTGCACCGATTGAAGCTGCGTCAGTTGGCCTCTCTGAAAGTGCGAGCCGACATGGAAGGGGTACTACAGGAGCTTCCGATAGAGGTCGGTCAGCAGGTGACCCCCGGTACCAACCTGGCTCGCGTATCAGATCCGTCGCGGTTGAAAGCCGAAATCAAGATCTCAGAGACACGAGCCAAGGATATTCAGTTCGGTATGCCCGCAAGCATAGATACTCGAAATGGCGTGATACGCGGAAGCGTGGCGAGGATTGATCCCGCCGCACAGAACGGGACGGTAGCGGTGGATGTCAAGCTCAAAGGACCGTTGCCGAGAGGAGCGCGCCCGGACTTGAGTGTGGAGGGAATCATTGAGCTGGAACGGCTCGAGAACGTGCTGTACCTTGATCGCCCTGCCATTGGACACGAGAAGAGTCTCGTAACGCTCTTCAAGCTTGTAAGGGAGACCGGCGAAGCGATTCGAATCCCAGTCAAGCTGGGCCGAAGCTCGGTGGATAAGATCGAGATACAGGAAGGCCTGGACATCGAGGATGAAGTCATACTGTCGGACATGTCGGCCTGGGACGGTTACGACCGCATTCGGCTGGATTGA
- a CDS encoding ABC transporter ATP-binding protein, giving the protein MSSNNPLIQLDDVTKVFMTEEIETHALSRIHLKISRGEYVSIAGPSGCGKSTMLSILGLLDSPTEGSYIFNSRPVESLSHSQRARIRNREIGFIFQSFNLIGDLSVFENVELPLAYRGIRSSERRDRVGQALERVEMEHRSKHLPSQLSGGQQQRVAVARALAGRPLILLADEPTGNLDSRNGEAVMELLDDLHQEGTTICMVTHDPRYSRHAERTVNLFDGRVVEEQLAEDYQV; this is encoded by the coding sequence ATGAGCTCCAATAATCCGTTGATTCAGTTGGACGACGTGACCAAGGTCTTTATGACTGAAGAGATCGAGACTCACGCGCTCTCAAGAATCCACCTGAAAATCAGTAGGGGCGAGTATGTTTCCATCGCGGGTCCATCCGGTTGTGGCAAGTCGACGATGCTGTCGATTCTGGGTTTATTGGACTCGCCCACGGAAGGGAGCTACATCTTCAACAGCAGACCGGTGGAGAGCCTTTCCCACTCACAAAGAGCGCGCATTCGCAACCGGGAAATAGGCTTCATCTTCCAGAGCTTCAACCTCATTGGCGATCTCTCTGTCTTCGAGAACGTGGAACTGCCACTGGCCTATCGCGGGATCAGGTCTTCCGAGCGACGTGACCGCGTTGGCCAGGCTCTCGAAAGGGTCGAAATGGAGCATCGTTCCAAACACCTGCCCAGCCAGTTGTCCGGAGGCCAGCAGCAGCGTGTAGCCGTGGCAAGAGCCTTGGCCGGTCGACCTCTCATTCTTCTCGCCGATGAACCGACGGGAAACCTGGACTCAAGGAACGGGGAGGCTGTTATGGAATTGCTTGACGACCTCCACCAGGAAGGGACGACTATCTGCATGGTGACTCATGACCCTCGCTACTCGCGGCACGCCGAACGAACCGTCAACCTCTTTGACGGACGGGTTGTGGAAGAACAACTGGCGGAAGACTATCAAGTGTAG
- a CDS encoding ADOP family duplicated permease: protein MKADKPLVPRQPQTVNPNKKHPELLSLLSDLLDRVGPEFRMALRSTWKHRLHSLTVITTIALVIASGSVIFSVVDRILFRATPYSQEDTLVSVGVVAPIESVEFLMSGTYFQWKNSGAFNAMTSWSGVTDCAFVNEVPVGLVCARVEWDFLQVLGVPLQLGRDFDWTEDRPGAPRVAILSHDLWSSRFGRSREVIGTEFSSEGGHVRVVGVLPRDFELPNLQPFDMLVPQSLPERAYNPEAATHILRAFARLQSDTTLQQAHARLQSRFLEMLQWVPPILRNEISLLLRPIREYQLGSARLASWLLLAGIIAVILVACANVAGLLYARDAGRKQERAIRHALGATTARSLAESTAQNLMLGFAGGIAGLGLASILLEALIRLAPDGIPYLDQASINWRVLVFAIGASVLATILPSVSIALQRPQLGTLTGVRTTRSGLVLRQLLIIAQVSLSMFLLSLAGLLIRSFLNIQTEQIGIRSEKVFTAEILLGSRYPLAEQRHRIFETLESRILRLPGVEAVGVSDTLPPVGPVRKKPLSIVQIYGRPLAEEGQIGSVNWRAVTPGYFQALGIPILQGRGFVDDDRKNSDKVVILSERLAGVLFPGEESLSQHVRFGPDEPWWTVVGVAGDVKNEGLTALPEPEFYLVRKDAADLGLGNLQTEGTSRRAVLVVRSDSAVEAMGRSIQFEVAKLDPTLPVNVEALEESIAQLRTPSRFNATVLGYFSVLSLLMASVGIYGLISFVVEERNRELGIRMALGATRWHIARLILSHVLAWTATGAVIGLFCAFLAGDLVESLLYRVKGIDLFTQLVTIGVLLLTALIAATRPIVRASRVDPATVLRYE from the coding sequence ATGAAAGCTGACAAACCGCTAGTTCCAAGGCAGCCGCAAACGGTGAATCCCAACAAAAAACACCCTGAATTGCTGTCGCTGCTCTCAGACCTGCTTGACCGTGTCGGCCCAGAATTTCGGATGGCTCTCCGGTCAACATGGAAACACCGCCTGCATTCACTCACGGTGATCACAACAATAGCGCTGGTAATTGCTTCAGGAAGTGTGATCTTCAGCGTCGTTGATCGAATCCTGTTTCGTGCAACTCCCTATTCCCAAGAGGACACGCTTGTTTCAGTCGGTGTTGTCGCTCCAATCGAGTCGGTCGAGTTCCTGATGAGCGGCACCTACTTTCAATGGAAAAACAGCGGTGCGTTTAACGCAATGACGTCTTGGAGTGGAGTTACGGATTGCGCCTTTGTAAACGAAGTCCCCGTGGGTCTCGTTTGCGCGAGGGTCGAGTGGGATTTTTTGCAGGTCCTCGGTGTACCCCTTCAATTGGGAAGAGATTTCGACTGGACAGAGGATCGCCCCGGGGCGCCGAGAGTGGCGATATTGTCCCATGATCTTTGGAGCAGCCGTTTTGGTCGGAGCCGTGAGGTTATCGGCACGGAATTCTCTTCTGAAGGAGGACATGTAAGAGTTGTAGGGGTTCTTCCGCGCGACTTTGAATTACCAAACCTGCAGCCTTTTGACATGCTCGTGCCACAGTCTCTCCCTGAAAGGGCGTATAACCCTGAGGCAGCAACACACATTCTCAGGGCTTTTGCGAGACTTCAATCCGATACGACATTGCAACAAGCGCACGCAAGGCTGCAATCTCGGTTCCTGGAGATGCTTCAATGGGTGCCGCCAATTCTCCGAAACGAAATAAGTCTTCTCTTACGCCCGATCAGGGAATATCAGCTCGGCAGCGCTCGGCTGGCTTCCTGGCTTCTCCTCGCCGGCATCATAGCGGTGATACTCGTCGCGTGTGCGAATGTTGCAGGCCTGCTGTACGCTCGCGATGCGGGCCGGAAACAGGAGCGAGCCATACGGCATGCTCTTGGAGCAACCACGGCAAGGTCGCTCGCCGAAAGCACCGCACAAAATCTGATGCTTGGGTTTGCCGGGGGAATCGCGGGACTGGGATTGGCAAGCATTCTCTTAGAGGCTCTCATCAGGCTCGCCCCGGATGGAATTCCTTACTTGGATCAGGCCAGTATCAACTGGCGCGTTCTGGTGTTTGCGATTGGAGCGTCCGTTCTCGCAACGATTCTTCCCAGTGTGTCCATCGCCCTGCAGCGACCACAACTTGGCACGTTGACGGGGGTTCGCACGACTCGTTCCGGTCTGGTCCTCCGTCAGTTACTGATTATTGCCCAAGTATCGCTTTCCATGTTTCTGCTGTCGCTGGCCGGGCTCTTGATACGAAGTTTTCTGAACATACAGACTGAGCAGATTGGAATACGCTCGGAAAAAGTCTTCACTGCAGAAATTCTTTTGGGTTCCCGCTACCCTCTCGCGGAACAACGGCACAGAATCTTCGAGACGTTGGAATCTCGAATTCTCCGGCTTCCGGGGGTTGAAGCTGTCGGCGTCAGTGATACGTTGCCGCCAGTCGGCCCTGTTCGCAAAAAGCCACTCTCCATCGTTCAGATTTACGGTCGCCCTTTAGCAGAAGAAGGCCAAATCGGATCAGTCAACTGGCGAGCCGTGACTCCCGGGTATTTTCAGGCCCTGGGCATACCCATCCTGCAGGGCCGAGGGTTTGTGGACGACGACAGGAAGAACAGCGACAAGGTAGTCATCCTCAGCGAGCGTCTTGCCGGAGTTCTCTTTCCAGGCGAGGAGTCGCTTTCGCAGCATGTGCGTTTTGGTCCTGATGAGCCATGGTGGACAGTCGTTGGGGTGGCTGGAGACGTCAAGAATGAGGGTCTGACAGCCTTGCCCGAACCCGAGTTCTACCTCGTGCGCAAGGACGCCGCGGACTTGGGCCTTGGAAATCTTCAGACTGAGGGCACGAGCCGTCGAGCTGTTCTCGTGGTCCGGAGTGATTCAGCCGTCGAGGCGATGGGGAGGTCGATTCAGTTTGAAGTCGCTAAACTCGATCCAACGCTGCCAGTCAATGTCGAGGCTTTGGAAGAGAGTATTGCGCAATTGAGGACTCCCTCGCGTTTCAATGCAACTGTACTCGGGTACTTTTCCGTCCTGTCATTGCTGATGGCGTCGGTAGGAATTTACGGACTGATCTCGTTCGTTGTAGAAGAGCGGAATCGCGAGCTCGGGATAAGAATGGCGCTTGGAGCGACACGCTGGCACATCGCGAGACTCATCTTGTCGCATGTGTTGGCCTGGACCGCTACGGGAGCTGTCATCGGGCTGTTCTGTGCTTTCCTGGCCGGAGATCTGGTGGAATCGTTACTGTATCGTGTGAAGGGAATCGACTTGTTCACGCAGTTGGTGACGATCGGTGTATTGCTGCTAACAGCTCTTATTGCGGCCACAAGGCCGATTGTCCGCGCCAGTCGGGTCGACCCTGCAACAGTCTTGCGATACGAATGA
- a CDS encoding VacB/RNase II family 3'-5' exoribonuclease, producing the protein MEPLEQTLIRLIKASPSQIGSFRQLSRQLDLGPDSRREVRDVLNGMVKAGVLLKLKGNRYTVPSRQSLVTGRITVHRDGYGFVIPDKRPTKLEGDVFIPARHLGEAMQGDSVLATLDRRPGSNRAEGRILKILSRRNTTVVGQFREDRPFHRVIPHDFRIGQDVLIREGDRGEAVDGKIVHVEVTRFPSGLGQSLRGRVIEVLGSPGDLGVDIEIMVRKHRIPVEFPRSVLEEVRSRSWQVPPAEAVRRTDFRQLPVVTIDGESAKDFDDAVHLEGLENGRFRLGVHIADVAHYVARDSSLDREALRRGTSVYFPDRAIPMLPEELSNGICSLKPGEDRLTLSVVMEIDDAGEVRDYRFHEGVIRSRERMTYTAVARILLDRDPSECARYAALVPQFERMRELALRLHGKRQQRGSIDFDLPEAELTLDESGTLTDILQSERNIAHRIIEEFMLLANEVTAGHLRGQRLPFLYRVHEAPDPMKVLEFNRIAMSFGYQLGVPTGDSAAVPRVRDRARFRGRGFRDRSRDLRELRGLNVKVTPRDYQKLVNRILGRPEERILSYLMLRSMKQACYSPRNRGHFGLASECYTHFTSPIRRYPDLIVHRILKHRLQQDGQGDSGGSAVPPDTRHLYDPPALEGMALQSSDAERRADEAERELIELKKLEFMAGKLGEEFAGTVIHLTREGMVVELDELFVEGFVKIETLETDDYRLRTRPLSLVGRQFGTVFRLGQRLKVCVDRIDRFRRRVDLSVVPENDVNGSQ; encoded by the coding sequence ATGGAACCGCTGGAACAGACCCTGATTCGGTTGATCAAGGCTTCGCCCTCTCAGATCGGCAGCTTCCGTCAGCTCAGCCGCCAGTTGGATCTGGGCCCGGATAGCCGGCGGGAGGTTCGGGACGTGCTGAACGGCATGGTGAAAGCTGGGGTGCTGTTGAAGTTGAAGGGGAACCGCTACACGGTTCCGTCCAGGCAGTCGCTGGTTACCGGCAGGATCACGGTCCACCGGGACGGCTACGGCTTTGTCATCCCGGACAAGCGGCCCACCAAACTGGAGGGCGATGTGTTCATTCCCGCCAGGCACCTGGGTGAGGCCATGCAGGGAGACTCGGTGCTGGCCACCCTGGACCGGCGTCCGGGCAGCAATCGGGCCGAGGGGCGGATCCTCAAGATCCTGAGCCGCAGGAATACCACGGTGGTAGGGCAGTTCCGGGAAGACAGGCCCTTCCACCGGGTGATTCCGCACGACTTCAGGATCGGGCAGGACGTGCTGATTCGGGAAGGGGATCGAGGGGAGGCGGTCGATGGAAAGATCGTCCACGTGGAGGTGACGCGGTTCCCCTCGGGACTGGGGCAGTCCCTGCGAGGACGGGTGATCGAGGTTCTGGGCTCGCCGGGAGACTTGGGCGTGGACATCGAGATCATGGTCCGCAAGCACCGGATTCCGGTGGAGTTTCCCCGCTCCGTTCTGGAGGAGGTCCGATCCCGGAGCTGGCAGGTCCCGCCGGCCGAAGCCGTCCGGCGCACCGATTTCCGCCAACTGCCGGTGGTCACTATCGACGGCGAGTCCGCCAAGGACTTCGATGACGCTGTCCACCTGGAAGGGTTGGAAAACGGCCGCTTCCGGCTGGGGGTTCACATCGCCGACGTGGCCCACTATGTGGCCAGGGACTCGTCTCTGGACCGGGAAGCCCTGCGGCGCGGCACCTCGGTCTATTTCCCCGACCGGGCCATCCCCATGCTGCCCGAAGAGCTGTCCAACGGGATTTGCAGCCTGAAGCCTGGGGAAGATCGGCTCACCCTGTCGGTGGTGATGGAGATCGACGATGCCGGAGAGGTACGCGACTATCGCTTCCATGAAGGGGTGATCCGCAGCCGGGAACGGATGACCTACACCGCGGTAGCCAGGATCCTGCTGGACCGGGACCCGTCGGAGTGCGCCCGTTACGCCGCCCTGGTCCCGCAGTTCGAGCGAATGCGCGAGCTGGCCCTGCGGCTTCACGGGAAGCGGCAGCAGCGAGGCTCCATCGACTTCGATCTTCCCGAAGCCGAGCTGACCCTGGACGAGTCGGGCACCCTGACCGACATCCTGCAGTCGGAGCGCAACATCGCGCATCGCATCATCGAGGAGTTCATGCTCCTGGCCAACGAAGTCACCGCCGGCCATCTCAGAGGGCAACGCCTTCCATTCCTCTACCGAGTCCACGAAGCTCCCGATCCGATGAAGGTGCTGGAGTTCAACCGGATCGCCATGAGCTTCGGCTACCAGTTGGGCGTGCCCACCGGCGACAGCGCCGCCGTGCCGCGGGTGAGGGACCGCGCCCGTTTCAGAGGCCGGGGGTTTAGAGACCGGAGCAGGGACCTGAGGGAGCTTCGAGGCCTAAACGTCAAGGTAACCCCGCGCGACTACCAGAAGCTGGTGAACCGGATCCTGGGCAGGCCGGAAGAACGGATCCTGTCCTACCTGATGCTGAGATCCATGAAGCAGGCCTGCTACTCCCCTCGAAACCGGGGGCATTTCGGTCTGGCCTCGGAGTGCTACACTCACTTCACCTCACCCATCCGGCGCTACCCCGACCTGATCGTCCACCGCATCCTGAAGCATCGGCTGCAGCAGGACGGCCAGGGGGATTCCGGGGGCTCTGCCGTTCCGCCGGATACCCGCCATCTCTACGATCCCCCGGCCCTGGAAGGCATGGCTCTCCAGTCCAGCGACGCCGAGCGGCGGGCCGACGAGGCCGAACGGGAACTCATCGAGCTGAAGAAGCTCGAGTTCATGGCCGGCAAGCTGGGTGAGGAGTTCGCAGGGACTGTCATCCACTTGACCCGTGAGGGAATGGTGGTCGAACTGGACGAACTGTTCGTGGAAGGCTTTGTGAAAATAGAGACCCTGGAAACCGACGACTACCGGCTCCGAACCCGCCCCCTGTCCCTGGTGGGCCGTCAGTTCGGCACGGTATTCCGACTGGGACAACGCTTGAAAGTGTGCGTCGACCGCATCGACCGCTTCCGCCGCCGCGTAGACCTCTCGGTGGTGCCGGAGAATGACGTTAACGGCAGCCAATAA